From a single Rhodospirillales bacterium genomic region:
- the phaR gene encoding polyhydroxyalkanoate synthesis repressor PhaR yields the protein MAEPAAAPPKEVPPITIKKYANRRLYNTATSTYVTLDHLAQMVKDGADFAVYDAKTGEDITRQVLTHIIVEEEAKGQNLLPLSFLRHLISFYGDSLQAIVPRYLDYSMQAFARNQEQMRTYMRDAFSGLMPFGRFEEMGKQNMALFENAMKMFTPFFPGEQGRAPAGKDTAGEKTKGGEAEIEDLRAKLDRMQRQLDQLTGDKK from the coding sequence ATGGCCGAACCCGCCGCTGCGCCGCCGAAAGAAGTGCCGCCGATCACGATCAAGAAATACGCCAACCGGCGGCTCTACAACACCGCGACCAGCACCTATGTCACCCTCGATCATCTCGCCCAGATGGTGAAGGACGGAGCGGATTTCGCCGTCTACGACGCCAAGACCGGCGAGGACATCACCCGTCAGGTGTTGACCCACATCATCGTCGAGGAAGAGGCCAAGGGCCAGAACCTGCTGCCGCTCAGCTTCCTGCGCCACCTGATCAGTTTCTACGGCGATTCCTTGCAGGCGATCGTGCCGCGCTATCTCGACTACAGCATGCAGGCGTTCGCCCGCAATCAGGAGCAGATGCGCACCTACATGCGCGACGCCTTCAGCGGCCTGATGCCGTTCGGCCGTTTCGAGGAGATGGGCAAGCAGAACATGGCGCTGTTCGAAAACGCCATGAAGATGTTTACGCCATTCTTCCCCGGCGAACAGGGCCGCGCCCCGGCGGGCAAAGACACGGCGGGCGAAAAAACGAAGGGCGGCGAGGCCGAGATCGAGGACTTGCGCGCCAAGCTTGATCGCATGCAGCGCCAGCTCGACCAGCTCACCGGCGATAAGAAGTAG